Proteins found in one Mycoplasmopsis gallopavonis genomic segment:
- a CDS encoding IS3 family transposase — protein sequence MDTSIFRVFIYLGGIMRQLKAHEWLELFGSYEDYKNNLISKNDFELKYYSIRGFSFFDRKFNEAKKYFVFKYNRYNLGMINIESQTGKSSKKGKGSGRPKRQKITPIEIVKKEWEKMPKEQLIEILEIYKDSFDRNNIEVDISKIKKSSLSTRKLGLCFNKSKSTIHNLKTKEQQTRKKSVNTKYDELIIKSFKKNKGLFGRKRLESYIRTKFQIDLNYRTIGRAMRRLNLFCLIRRKKIDREQKNTNVKFIDLVNRDYHGETNQIIATDVTYISAPKDCLNNFVFLSVAIDHKSKFVVNYNLSKRNDLELVMEHMSKIKMDKKWIAHSDHGFQYSSKTYVDLIQKNNGVVSMGRVGNSLDNREAEYFFSILKSECLKLIDITKINFNELKSLIDDFVFWYNNERIQSVLNWKTPQECWGVLVN from the coding sequence ATGGACACATCCATATTTCGTGTTTTTATATATTTAGGAGGTATTATGAGACAATTAAAGGCACATGAATGATTAGAACTATTCGGTAGCTATGAAGATTACAAAAATAATTTGATATCAAAAAATGATTTTGAACTTAAATATTATTCAATCAGAGGTTTTAGTTTTTTTGATAGAAAATTCAATGAGGCTAAAAAATATTTTGTCTTCAAGTATAACAGATATAATTTAGGAATGATAAATATAGAATCGCAAACAGGTAAATCATCTAAAAAAGGTAAAGGGTCAGGTAGACCAAAAAGGCAAAAAATTACTCCTATTGAAATTGTAAAAAAGGAATGAGAAAAAATGCCTAAGGAACAATTGATTGAAATTTTAGAAATTTATAAAGACTCTTTTGATAGAAATAATATTGAAGTTGATATTTCTAAAATTAAGAAATCTTCACTTTCTACAAGAAAATTGGGCCTATGCTTTAATAAATCTAAGTCAACAATTCACAATCTAAAAACTAAAGAGCAGCAAACAAGAAAAAAATCTGTAAATACTAAATATGATGAATTAATAATTAAGTCATTTAAGAAAAATAAGGGTTTGTTTGGTAGAAAAAGATTGGAAAGTTATATTAGAACAAAATTCCAAATAGATCTAAATTATAGGACTATTGGTAGAGCGATGAGAAGATTAAACTTATTTTGTTTAATCAGAAGAAAGAAAATAGATAGAGAACAAAAGAACACAAACGTAAAATTTATAGATCTTGTTAATCGTGATTATCACGGAGAGACAAACCAAATAATTGCCACTGATGTTACTTATATTTCTGCACCAAAAGATTGCTTAAACAATTTTGTATTTTTATCTGTTGCGATTGATCACAAAAGCAAATTTGTTGTTAATTATAATCTTTCAAAAAGAAATGATTTAGAACTAGTAATGGAACATATGTCTAAAATCAAAATGGATAAAAAATGAATAGCTCATTCTGATCATGGTTTCCAATATTCTTCAAAAACTTATGTAGATTTAATTCAGAAAAACAATGGTGTTGTATCAATGGGTAGAGTAGGAAATTCTTTAGATAATAGAGAAGCAGAATATTTCTTTTCAATTTTAAAATCAGAATGTTTAAAATTAATCGATATTACAAAAATAAATTTTAATGAATTAAAATCACTGATTGATGATTTTGTGTTTTGATACAACAACGAAAGAATTCAATCAGTATTAAATTGAAAAACACCTCAAGAGTGTTGAGGTGTTTTAGTAAATTAA